The Stigmatella erecta sequence CGGCTGCCTGGCTGTCTTCTCTCCCTTGTGCTGGGCTGGATGCTGGGAGGGCCCTACATCTTGGGCCTACTCCCTTCGGTTCAACACCCTCTTAGGATCAGGGCTAGACATGCAAATCGTGCTCTCCAAAAGCCTCGAATGATGTCAATTCCGCATCGTTCTTGTAGTCCGGTTCAGCGACCAAGGCGCCCTGCAGAAGGGGCTCCTCTCTCATCTCCGGTGGCAACTTCCGCAGCGCTCTCACCGACAAACGAGGAGTCGTATTATCCATGGCAGGTGCCTCGCCCGTGCATCCTGGGCATAGTTCCTCCGCGCGGCTAGGCGTAATGACCCCTTCAGCCAACGCGCGAAGCACTAGAAGCTTGAGACGAACCGGTTCCTCTCTGCCAGTAAACTCAACGGGTTCCCGATCACGCCACCCCTTGGCGCTGAACTGTGCGAAGAGGCGATTATGAGTCGGAGCATCAATTATCCCAAGTTCATGCGCACGGTGAGCCCATGACTGCATGCTCAGTCCATACTTCTGCTTCAAGAGCATGAGTTCTTCCATGCTGATGTTTCGACGCTTTTCTCCGAACTCACGTTTAGCAACAGAGGCGGGGACGAGGAACGCAGCAGCAAAGCGATGAGCAAGATTCTCTTCTTCCGCCTCTGACAAGCCGCTGCAATTCATCGCAAGATGCCCGAGTTCATGCGCAAAGTTGTAGCGCCGCCGGTCGATGGAAGGCCGAGCACTACTTACAAGAACTGGAAATTCACCGTTAGCCCAGCCGGACAGACCATCAAAATTTGGCGGTACGTCAGAGGAGCAGACGGCGATGCACCCATTATCTTCAACTGTCTGCGTCACCGACTCCAGAGGCCCATCGCTTAGCTTCCAGTGCTTTCGCATGGCATCGGCAGCTGCCTCAGCATCCTCTGGAGTAGCTACTTTCCGCGGAGACGGAAAGCGATGTCGCTGCCTAGAGTTCAGCGTCTCCTCAAGCCAGACGTGTCCCTCGACAATCTGCGCGACAGACGCCTGAACTTTTTGTTGGAGACTCCGCGTCAGGCTCGCGTGCTTGCGGAATGCACGCCACTCCACCTGAGCGGTTGGCTCTCGGACGAAGAAGTCCGCACGAACGCCGAGCGTTCTGGCGAGCATGAGTAACGTGCTTGGCCGTGGAAGGCTTTTTCCAGTCTCGTACTTTGACAGTGCCGCCTTGGTCAACGGGTGACCGTTAGCCTCCAAGCGAACCGACACCTCATCCAGGGTCAGACCCGCAGCTGTTCGCGCCTGGCGTAGCCTCGTTCCAATCATCGTCGTCCCTGAAGTTGACAAGATCTGCCTCCTAGCACCACTTCGTCAACGTTGACAAGGTCAGGTCGATTCCCAATTTCGTCAACGCCACCATGCTTCTAGCAAGCTGGGGTGACATCGGCAGGTCCCTAAATAGGACAACTACATGACCACACTTCCCGCTAAGGGAGGCGATCGCATGCCCGCCTGAGGGGATGCCAAGTAAGGAGAGGCATGAGGCTCAAGCCTGAAGCATCTCCCACTTTAGGCCAGCAGGCCCTTGATTTTTCTGGGCTTCAGTATGGTGGATGCCCCTGTTCGGGGTAACCCAGTCCGGAAAATCTCCTCGCCTTGGCGGGATAAGGACCGAAGAGAAAGCTTCGTCCTCGCACCTGTCACGGTGCGGGCGAGGCGTGATCAGTCGGGCGGGAAGGGGGTGAACGCCATGCTGAGCGCCGTGAGGATGCTGCTGGCCTCGACACTCACTCGAAAGATGATGGCGGCCGTCGTCTTCGCGCTGGTCGAGCATCTTCGGGAGCGGGTGGGCTTGCCCCGATTTGGTGGCTCTCCCGCATTTTGTGTGGATCTTGGGCGACTGCGGACGGCCGCACGAGCGGGGCTCGCCTGCTTGCTGCCTCCGAACCACACGAAGTACGGGAGAGCCCAAAACCGGGGCAGGCTCAGCTCAAGTTCCTCAAGCGTCAGATGTACGGACGCGCCAGCTTTGATTTACTGCGGCGTCGTGTCCTTCTCTCTGCGTAATCCACACGAAGTGCGGGAGAGCCACCAAATCGGGGCAAGCCCATCCCTTTGTCTCAGGTGCGAGTGGCCTTTCGCGGGGTTGCTGAAGAGGACGTTCGCCTTCGACGTGTTCATCTGCGTGCGGCGATGCGTGGGGCTCCCGCCAAGGCCATCGGCGAGGAGTACGGGACTTGAACCAGTGGACAAGGCGGTAGAGAACCCCAAGCAGGACGTGCGTGTGCCCCCTCGAACCTCGCTGGAGGGGCACACCGGGGACACTGGAGCCTTCAGCACGCCCAGGTGGGAGGGCTGGCCCGGCGCAGAAGCCCGGTCCGTTCGGAAATCCCTTCCAACTCGCGGACGAAGAACAGGTCCTCACCCAGCCCGGAGACGCGCACCCGGATGAGTGGATCTGCGGGGTACTGAAGCCACGGGTCGTCGAACACCAGGGCCACGACGATGCCCGTGTGGCCGAGGAACCGCTCATCCACGGAGCCCTCCGGCGAGGCGGGGACAATCCGCACCCGCTCGCCGATGCGCACGGGGGCGCCCTCCACGTCCACGGTGAGGATGAGCGAAGGGTCTCGGATCATGGCGCGAAGGAGCGGGGTTTGAGGAACCTGGAGAGCACGAGTGACACACCCGCGACGAGGGCCCATGCGGACAGGTGGTAGCCAGCGACATGGCGCCAGTCCTGCGTACAGGCCAGCTCGCCCACGAGCGCGCCGGCGGTGCCCACGGCGAGGCCCGCGTTCAGGGCCCGCAGGGGGTGGAAGGCGGCGCTGCGCAGGGTGAGCAGCGCCACGGCCATGGGCAGCAGGGCCACGCTGGCGTGGCTGGCGGTGCACACCCAGCCCGAGAGGGTGGGGGCCGCATGGGGCGTGGCGCGGCCAAGCACCAGCACGGCGGCGCTGACGGCGGACAGGGCGATGCCCACGCGCCGCGCCTGGCGCCCGCGCGGGGACAGCGCGCCCCAGGCGCAGATGCCCGCAGTGAGCCACAGCAGCGCGAACAAGGGCCCGCGCCCGAGCAGCACGGGGAGCGAGGTCTGTCCCGCGACGAGCAGGATGCCGGCCGTCACGAGGACCAGGGCCACGGGCACGGTGAAGACCCAGGCGGCCTGGGCGCGCCACCGCCGGACGGGCCGCTTCAGGGCGAGTTCCTCTCGCGCGCCGGCCAGGGCCCGCTGCAGGGCGGCGGCGTTGGCGGGCGGGGCCTGCGCGAGCAGGGTGTCGAGCGTGCCGGGCCTCATGGCTCCTCCAGCCCGCCGAGCAACTGCCGGAGCTTCTCGTAACCCCGGTGGGCCCGGAGCCGGGCGGCGCCCACGCTGATCTCCCGGAGCGAGGCGATCTCCTCGAAGGACCAGCCCTCGACCTTGGCGAGGATGACGGCCTCGCGCTGGTCGGGGGGAAGCTGCTGGAGCGCATCCTCGATGTGCTTGCGCGCGCCCGGGTCCCCCACGGCGGGGGGCACGGAAGTGGGGGCGGCCTGGCTGTCGCGCGCATAGGCCTCCACGTGCTGGCGGTGGCGCAGTGCGTCCCGGGCGGCATTGGCGGCGATGGTCAGCAACCAGGGGGCGAAGCGGGTGCCGGGCTCATAGCGGCCCCGGGCCCGGATGACGGACAGGAAGGTGGTCTGCAGCAGGTCCTCCGCCAGGGGGCCATCGCGCACCATGCGCGTGAGAAAGCCCTGCACCCGCCCGGCATGCCGGGCAAAGAGGGCCTCGAACGCGTCCTGTTCTCCCTGGCAGAAACGTTCCATGAGCTCTTCGTCCGTCGGGCTCCCCATCCTCTGGCTCACGGACGATTCCCCTCGAAAAACGTTTCCAGGTCCTCCTGGCACCCCGCGTCAACGGGAGTAACCCACCGGAAGGACTGGGAAAAGTCCAGCCGGTGGCATCCGGGACGTTGGGGACTGAGCACGAGTCCCCGGGCGCCGGAAAAGACCCGTGGCCGCAGAGCCCCCGCCCCCGGCGCCGTGCTACGGACGCGGGGCGTGACCGGTCCCGCCCCTCATCGGCGCGAAGCCCCGGGCCCCCAGCGGCCCGTGCTCCTCCTGCTGTCCGCCATGGGGGTGGTGTTCGGAGACCTGGGCACGAGCCCCCTGTACGCGCTCCAGCAGAGCTTCCACGGCCCGGAGGCCGTCCCCGCGACGCCGCAGAACATCCTGGGCGTGCTGTCGCTGTTCATCTGGTCGCTGCTGGCGGTGGTGTGCCTGAAGTACCTCACGCTCCTCATGCGCGTGGACAACCACGGCGAGGGCGGCATCCTCGCGCTGGTGGCGCTGCTCAAGCCGGGCCGGCAGGGCAAGGGCAACGGCTGGGTGGTGGGGCTGGGGCTGTTCGGGGCGGCGCTCTTGTACGGGGACGGGGTGATTACGCCGGCCATCTCGGTGCTCTCGGCGGTGGAGGGGCTGAAGGTGGCCACGCCCATCTTCGAGCCCTACGTCGTGCCGCTCACGGTGCTCATCCTCGTGGCGCTCTTCGCGGTGCAGCCCTTCGGCACGGGGAAGGTGGGGGGCGTGTTTGGCCCCATCGTGGCGCTGTGGTTCGTGAGCATCGGTGTTCTGGGGGCTTGGGGGATTTCGCGGGCGCCGGAGGTGCTCGCCGCGTTCAATCCCTGGCATGCGGTGCGCTTCTTCCAGGCGTCGGGCTGGCACGGCTTCCGGGTGCTGGGGGCCGTCATCCTCTGCCTCACGGGCGCGGAGGCGCTCTACGCGGACATGGGCGGCTTTGGCCGGCGACCCATCCGGCTCGCGTGGTTCACCCTGGCCTTGCCGGCGCTCGTACTGAGCTACCTGTCCCAGGGGGCGTGGCTGCTGCACCACCCGGAGACGGCGGATGCGCCCTTCTTCCGCTCGCTGCCCGCGGGGGCGCTCTACCCCATGGTGGCGCTGGCCACGCTGGCCACGGTGGTGGCCTCCCAGGCGCTCATCTCGGCGGTGTTCTCGCTCACGCAGCAGGCCATCCAGCTGGGCTATTGCCCGCCGCTGCACATCGTCCACACCTCGCCCGGGCACAGGGGGCAGATCTACCTGCCCGGGGTGAACTGGGGCTTGATGCTGGCCTGCGTGGCGGTGGTGCTGGGGTTCCGCGCGTCCGCGGCGCTGGCGTCGGCCTACGGGCTGGCGGTGGCGGGCACCATGGCCATCACCACGGTGCTCTTCGCGGCGGTGGCGCGCGAGCGCTGGCACTGGCCCACCTGGGCGCTGGCGCTCGTGACGGGGGCGTTTCTCGCGGTGGACCTGTCCTTCCTGGGCGCCAACCTGCTCAAGGTGGCCGAGGGGGGCTGGCTCCCGCTGGGGATGGGCCTGGGCGCTTTCCTGGGGATGGAGCTCTGGCAGCGGGGGCGGCGGCTGCTCGTCGCGCACCACAACGCGAAGGGGCTGGACCTGGACGCGCTCCTGCACGAGGCCACCCAGGGGGGGCTGCCCCGGGTGAAGGGCACCGGGGTGTTCCTGAGCGGCATCCACCACGGGCCGCCCCTGGTGCTGGTGCACCACCTGCGGCACAACCAGCTGCTGCACGAGCACGTGGTGCTGCTGACGGTGCACATCGAGTCCGTGCCCGCAGTGAGCGCGCACGAGCGCGTGGCGCTGGAGCCGCTCGGCGAGGGCGTGTTCCGCGTGCTGGCGCGCTATGGCTACATGGAACGGCCGGACGTGCCGGAGGCGCTGCGGCAGGCGCAGGCGCAAGGCCTGGCCGTGGCCCCCGGGGCGGTGACGTACTACGTGGGCTGGGTGAACGTGCGCGCGCAGCGGGGCGGAGGGCTGCCCCGGTGGCTCAAGCGGCTCTACGGGGCGATGCAGCGCAATGCCTACCACACGACGGACTATTTCCGTCTGCCTTCAGCGCAGGTGATGGAGCTGGGCGCCCGCGTGGAACTCTGACGCCCATTCCGGGCAGACTGGCCGCATGTCCGGCACCGCCCCGCTCCCCTGGTTCGTGTTCTCCCTGGCGCTGGCGCCCGGGCCCGTGTCCGCTCGGCTCCAGGGCCTGCCGGTTCCCGAACTCCCCGAGGGGGAGCTGGCCGAGGCGCTGGACGTGGGGCTCGTCCACGATGTGCCCTCCCCGGAGTGGGGTGGCCGGGTGGCGAGGCTGGTGGAGGCCCCGGGCCAGCGCCTGCCGGGGCTGCTGCGCGCGGTGCCCGCCCCCCTGTGGGAGCAGGTGGCGCGGATGGAGGCGCTGCTGGGCGGGGCCACCGAGGAGCGCACCGTGCGGCTCCGCACCGCCTCCGGAGCGCTCCGCACTGCCCGGGCCTTCAGTCCGGCCGTGCCGAACGGCCCCGGGGCCGGTCCGGTGAGCGTGGCTTTTCTCGTGGCGCTGGCCCGGGCGGCGGAGCACGCGGGGCTGCCGGCGGCCTACGTGGAGCGGCTCCAGGCGGAGGCCCACCTGGTGCACACCGTGCAGCAGTCCCGGGACCGCTGACCCCTGGCAACTTCCCAGGGACGAGGGGCGATAATGGAGTACCCCTACCCTTGGCTCCCCATTGACGGGGAGAAGGCTCCCGGAAGGTCCCCAGGATGCAGGTTCGTGCGAGGAGTGCACCCACCCTGGCGGAGCCGCGGACGCCGTTGACGGTGGAGGACACGGTCCCCTCCGAGTCCGGGAGCTGGCGCCGCTCGCTGGCGCGGGAGGTGCCCATCGCCGAGCTGCAGCAGAAGTTCGGCTGGACGGAGGGAAGCTGGCAGGCGGAGCTGCTCCAGGCGGCGGATGGCGCCGCCACATCGCCCGCGTCCCGGCGGGGCAACGGCAGCGTGTCGGCGGCGGAGGTGAACCGGTACCTGGCCGAGCCCGGGGACGGCCGCTTCCTCACCTCGGAGGCGGTGCAACAGCAGCGCGGGGCGCTGGAGCAGCGGCTGACGGGCAGGGCCCGCTCCGTGGACGTGGATGCCTTCGACACGGGCTGGCAGGAGACGGTGGCGCGCCGGGCGGATCAGCTCGGCAACGCGAACGGAAAGCTGACGCGCGCGGAGCTGAACACCTTCCTCACGGACGTGAAGGCGGGGAAGGTGGAGGACACGGCGTGGGTGCCGGACCAGCAGCAGGCGGTGTTCGAGAGCAAGGTGGCCGAGAGCGCCGGCGAGGCGGATCCGCTGCGGCCCACGGGGGGGGAGGGGGGCGTGGCGCTGGTGAAGGAATACATGCGCCTGTCGATGGACGAGGCGAAGAACGTGCCCACCTTCGTGAGCTACCTCGTGTCGGCGGCGGACCTCCAGGAGACGCCGGTGGACGTCTCGCGCGAGAAGAGCCACTTCCGGAAGGACCCGGCGCTGGGGGAGGCGGGGGTGGCGGCCACGGACTACACGGGCTCGGGCTTCGACCGGGGCCACATGAAGCCGGCGGAGGGCTCGCCCACGCAGGAGGCGATGGACGAGAGCCACCTGATGAGCAACGTAGCGCCGCAGCACCCGGACCTGAACCGGCAGGCGTGGCGCACGCTGGAAGACGCGGTGAATGACCTGGTGCAGGCCTCGGGGGGCAAGGCCCACATCGTTACCGGGAACCTGTACCTGAACGCCCAGGGCAAACCGCTGCCGCCGGAGGCGCTCGAGACGTTGGGAACGAACGCACGGCGCATCGCGGTGCCCACGCACCAGTTCAAGTCGGTGCTGCTGGAGCTGCCCAACGGCAACCTGAGCATGTTCGCGTACATGGTACCCAACGTGAAGGACGCGCCGACGAAGAAGGAGGACATCACCCCCTTCCTGGAGGCCTCGCGCACCTCGGTGGATGCCCTGGAGGCACTGCTTGGCCAGGACCTGTACGCCCAGCTGCCCGGGTCCCTGCAGGCGAAGCTGGAGTCGGACGCGGCGGCGCGCATCGCCTTCCAGCGCTCCAGCCGGTACGAGGCGGCCTCCCTGTTGTGGCCCGGACAGTGAGTGCGGGAACAGGGCTTGAGGGTTGACCCGAAAATTCCCGGTTTCGCCTCTTGTGAGAAGCAACCTCCTCACAAGGATGAAGACCCGTCATGACCAAGCATGTTCCTGCCTCCCTGGCCCTGGTGTCGCTGCTGTCCGCGGGGGCGTCGTGGGCCCACGGCTCCATGGAGGTGCCGGTGAGCCGCGTGTACAACTGCTACAAGGAGGGGCCCGAGAGCCCGGACACGGCGGCCTGCAAGGCGGCGATCGCGGCGGGGGGCACGCAGGGGCTCTACGACTGGAACGGGGTGCGGCAGGGCAATGCCAATGACCAGCACCGCGCGCTGATTCCCGACGGGAAGCTGTGCAGCGCGAACAACGAGGTGCACAAGGGCATCGACCTGGCGCGCAGCGACTGGCCGGCGCGGCGCATCGTCCCGGGCACGGACGGGAAGTTCGAGTTCGTCTACCACGTGACGGCGCCCCACGCGACGAAGTACTTCCGGTTCTACGTGACGCGCGCGGGCTACAACCCGTCGCAGCCGCTCAAGTGGTCGGACCTGGAGTCCACGCCGTTCTGCGAGGTGAACAGCCTCACGCCGGTGAACAGCCGCTACCGGGTGCGCTGCCCGCTGCCGGCGGGCAAGCAGGGCCGCCACGTCATCTACAACATCTGGCAGCGCTCGGACAGCCCGGAGGCCTTCTACGCGTGCATCGACGTGGACCTCGGCGCCACGGCGCTCAACCACGTGGACACGGGCTGGAAGGAGCTGGACAGCGTGCAGGCGCGCGAGGAGCTGCCGGCGGGGAGCCGGGTGACGTTCCGGGTGTTCGACCGGGACGGGCGGGACGCGGAGCTGCATGACCTGCGGCTGACGGAGAGCAGCGCGGCGGCGAACTGGCTGCTGCGGCTGGCCGAGCAGGTGAACAACAGCTCGCGCTACGTGCGGGTGGGCGCGCTCGACGAGAAGGGGAAGATCCTCCCCATCGAGTCGGCCCAGGGCAACAGCGTCTACGTGCAGGAGGACGGCTACCGCTTCCAGATCGACATCGAGAAGCCGTCGGCCACGCCCGAGAAGTCCTGCGACCACTGATCAAAGCCTGGGGCAGGGGTTTGAAACCCCTGTCCTGGGGTATGGCCTAGATACACTCCGGACGGCTGACCAGAACATACGGCGTGCTTCCCTCTCCACAGGCGCCTGGATTGTGGCAGCTCCGGCGCCCCTTCGAGGGATCTCCACAGAGATCGCCGTCGGTGTCCGGGTACCACATCCTCAGGACGTTCGCGGACGGATCCGTATCGTTGCAATCGATCTCGTCCTCGGAAAGCTCAGGCGGACCTTGGGGCGGCGGGCCCGGAGGCGAATGGGGTTTGGGAATATACTTGCCCCGGACTTCGCCTGGACGATCCGTCGGGTTGGAGCAGCGCAAGAGCGCGAAAACGTTCCACGGGTACCCATCGCGGTCGCCATCGCCATACCACCAGATGGCGCCCTCCGAGTCGTTGACGTCCCCGTCACAGTTGTTGTCGATCTGTGGGAAGTAGGAGTGGGGCGGCGCGCCGGGATCTGGATTAATTTCGCACACTTCGGTATTGCCCGGGAATGCCAGGGGCTGGGTATCATCACAATCCCCTGTCACCTTCGAGCTGTTGGCGGGCTTGCCGCAGAAGCGGCCGAGAACCCCGGTTCCCCCATGACCATCGCCGTCCGCATCGGAGAACCAGATCGCGGCAGCGGGCGAATCATCCGGGGTGCCGTTGCAGTTGTTGTCCCTCTGCGGCCCATCCTCGGGCTCACACGTCTCGGTCCGGGTGGGACTGACGCTGGAGTCTGTGTCGTCGCAGTCATCGTTCCGGCGTGAGTACTGTCCAGCCGGAGGTGTGCACGACTCCACGAAGTCCGTGGCGTTGCCAACGCCGTCCGCATCCGCGTCCACGTACCAGCGCGTATGCCTGTTCAGCGTCGCATCGCGGTCGTTGCAGTCATCCTTGTTGTCGACATAGCCCGGCAATGCGCTGGCAGAGCAAGCCGCCAGGTGAGGCAAGAACTCCAGGCTGCCATCGCCGTCGCCATCCACGTCCACGTACCAGACGGCGGCGGGGCCATCATCGACGGCCTCGTTGCAGTCGTTGTCCTTGCCGTCGCATTTTTCGGGGGCTCCCGCATAGGTGTCAGGGTCCGGGTCGTTGTCAGCACCGGGGGTGTTGCATTCGTGGGCAGCCCCCTCGTTGTTGACCCACTCAGGACCAGGGCTGGCGCAAGAGCGCCGCAGAGGCTCATTCGGATCGATGTAGGAGTCACCGTCAGCGTCCCTCCCCCAGTTGATGGTGTCCGATGCACCATCCTCGTCAGTGGCGCCGTTGCAGTTGTCGTCAACCCCTACCGTCGAACACAGTTCAATAGCGCCGGGATGGACATCGGCCCTTGAGTCGTTGCAGTCGAGGGGGCTTTCTGAACCGCCCAGAACCCATGTCCCCTCGGCAGGCGGCGCACAATCCATGACTGGATTGCCCGCTCCGAAACCATCGCCATCCTTGTCGGCAAGCCATGCGCGAGGCTTCTGTCCGCGAATCAGGTACGCGATGCCCTGCCCGCCATTCTTGCCCGGTGCTCCGATGAGAATGTCCTCGGCCTCATCTCCGTTGAAGTCGCCCGCAGATGCCACCGCGTGGCCTGCCCGGTCTCCGGTACTCTCTCCTTCAAGCAGGGTCACGGTAGAGCCCAGAAGGTCCCCTCCGTTGAACTGTGCGGGCTCCTTTCCATGAACGAGGTACACGGCACCCTTGTCTGCCTGATGGCCCGGCGCTCCAATGAGCAGGTCGAGACGGTTGTCCGCATTGAAGTCGCCCGCGGCCACGGAGGCACCCGCCTGGTCTCCCGGGGCGCCCGTGAACGCGGCGATGGAACCCAGCGAGACCGTGCCGGAGTACGTTCCTCCCCGGATGAGGTAGGCCTTGCCGGGGGTGGCGCCCGTGCTGGGCGCCCCGACGAGGATTTCCTCGTCCCCATCCCCATCCACATCCCCCACGCGCGCTATGGCCGTGCCCGCGAGGTCTCCGGCAGAGGCTCCAACGAACTTGATGTCGGCGCTGGACAGGGCCCGGGTCCCTGTCACGGGACCGTGGAAGACAAAGGCCGCACCTGCCTCGGTCTTGGCGCCATCCCTGTAACCGGGGATGCCCACGATGAGATCCAGGTTCCCGTCGCCATTGAGGTCCGCGAGGGCCAGCGAGGTGCCGGCCCGAAGCTCGGACTGCTGGAGTTGCGGTGCGGTGTTCTGGATCCGGACGGGCGTCGCCGACAGGTTGGCGCCATGGGGGGCCGAGACCGTGTTCTTCACGATGTAGATGACACCGCTGTTGGCCTGGGCGGTCAGGGATTCATTGAAGGGCGCGCCGACGATGAGGTCGGTCTGGCCATCCCCCGTCACATCTCCCACGGCCAGGGCCGCACCGGCGGCGTCATTGGCCACCGCGCCCAGGTACTTCGCGGCATTGCTCAGCGGGATGGCTTGAGGGGCCGTGGACAGGACGGCGCCATCCACCGTGTAGACGCCGCCCTTGTTGGCGTTGGCGCCCGTGGCTCCTGTCAACAGTTCCAGGCTGTCATCGGTCCCAGGGAGGTTTCCCAGCGCGACCGAAACGCCAGCCCTGGCGGAGGGATCTCCGGAGAGTTTGTGCTTGATGACAGAAAAATTCAGATTGGTGTTGCCAAGTACCAGGCATGCCGAGCCACGGTTGGAGATGTCCCCCGGAGCACCGATGAGCACGTCGCTGAGCCCATCCCTGTTGGCATCTCCTGAGTGGAAAGACCATCCCGTCTGGGCTCCGCAGTTGAGTTTTTGGGATTGCCCACCCTCTCCCAGGGATTGTGAGGGGACCTGGCATTGAAGCCGCTGTTCCTGGGTTTTGAGAGGAGCGGACATCTCCACGTCTTGAGACGGCTGCTCCTGCCCACACGCCGCCATGGCCGCGCATGTCAGGAGAAAGCTCATGCGAGCATACGGACTTTTCGAGAGCACTGAACCTCCACCGCGCGCGGGGGGGAAGGGTGTTCTCAGTGAGAAATCGACTTGCTCTCTCCCGCGCAGGGCGGCCCTCGTAGCACAAAGCAAAGGCCTTGCGCCGCGCAGGTCTGTGTTTGGGTATCGGTTGACGTTTTAGGGAGCCGATTGTTCTCTGGGCGGGGGGCAAGCGCAGGATTGTGAAAGCTCAGGTGCCTTGGGGTTCTCGCTCCACAGGGCATGGGAGCCCGTATGAGGCCACGGCCCACCGCTGCCGTGGCCTCCGTGCTCCCGCTCAGGGCACGATGCTGACTGCTTCCACCGCATCCACCTTGTAGGGCAGCGCCAGCACGCCGCGCAGGCGCACATAGCGGTACGGCGTGCCGTTGCCCGTATACGTCACGGTCGTCATCCGCGTGCCGAAGCCCAGGTCCAGCATCCGGAGCGCGCCGCTGCTGATCACCGTGTTGTCGGCCCGCAGGAAGTCCACCTGCGTGATGACCCCGAGCGCCAGGCCCTGGTAGTACACCTTCAGGTCTCCCGTGCCCTCCTCGCCCACGCCCATGTCGAGCACCAGCGCGCTGCCCAGCGCCCCCACCACCGTGGCCGGCTTCCCATCCGGCGCACCCACGGCGTTGTTGGGGTTGAGCACGATGGAGGACGTGTTGGGCGCCACGGCATCCGCGTACGGGTCTCTTGGCAGCAGCCCCTTGCACGTCAGCGAATAGAGGGCCGGGCTGTTCGGCGCGTTGTGGTGGACCTCCAGCGTCGCCGTCCGCGGCGTGAGCCCATTGGGCGTGCACTTCACCGTCAGCGGCTGGGGCGCACCCCCATCCGGAATGGTCAACGTGCCCGGCGCCACGCTGAACTCCGCAGCCTGCGGGCCCGTCAGCGTGTAGCCCGTCACCTCCAGCGTGGCGTTGCCCGTCTCCCGGACGGTGATGACCGTGCTGGCGGAGGCACCCATCTGGGCACTGCCCACGTTCACCTCCGCGCCCGGGGCCGGATCCGAGTCATACCCGGGCCGCACCGCCGGGGCGAAGATGTGCACCGCGCCCGCGTCCGTGTCCGTGGAGTCCTCGCCCGGCGAGCCCACCACGAGCAGCTCCTCCCCGAGCGCCACCGAGTGGCCCGTGCGGTCATTCTCCGCCGAGGCGCGGACCGTCACCCGCTGCCGCTCGTTCCAGAGGTTCCCGCTCCGGGCGAACACATGCACCGAGCCCCCGTTGAGCGCGTCCGCATCGTCCCCCGGCGAGGTGGCCACGGCCTGCTCGCCGCTGAGCGCCACCGAGTAGCCAAACAGATTGCCCTGGCTGTTCTCCGCCGCGGTGAACTTCTTCTGCTGGACCCATCCCGCCCCCCCGCGCGCGTAGACATAGGCCGAGCCCGGGCCGTGGGCCTTGTCGCTCCCGAACGGTGCTCCCAGCACGGCCGTGCCCCCATTCAGCGCGACGGAGAAGCCCACGAGGTTGTCCTCCACCGCATCCGGCGGGGAGAGCTTCTGCTGCTGGCTCCAGAGCGCCCCGCTGCGCGCGAAGATGTACGCCGCGCCCGAGCCGCCGCCGTTCCCGCTGTCATAGGGCGCGCCGATGAGCACCGCCGTGCCGTTCAGGCTCAGCGAGAAGCCGAAGCGCACCTCCGCCGCCGCGTCCGGGGCGGTGAGCTTCTGCTGCTGCGTCCAGCTCCCCGCGCTGCGCGTGAACACATACGCGGCCCCCGAGCGGCTGCCCGCGGTGCCGTCATGCGGTGCCCCGATGGCGGCCGTCTCGCCATGGACCGTCACCGCATGGCCAAACACATCC is a genomic window containing:
- a CDS encoding DNA/RNA non-specific endonuclease, which gives rise to MQVRARSAPTLAEPRTPLTVEDTVPSESGSWRRSLAREVPIAELQQKFGWTEGSWQAELLQAADGAATSPASRRGNGSVSAAEVNRYLAEPGDGRFLTSEAVQQQRGALEQRLTGRARSVDVDAFDTGWQETVARRADQLGNANGKLTRAELNTFLTDVKAGKVEDTAWVPDQQQAVFESKVAESAGEADPLRPTGGEGGVALVKEYMRLSMDEAKNVPTFVSYLVSAADLQETPVDVSREKSHFRKDPALGEAGVAATDYTGSGFDRGHMKPAEGSPTQEAMDESHLMSNVAPQHPDLNRQAWRTLEDAVNDLVQASGGKAHIVTGNLYLNAQGKPLPPEALETLGTNARRIAVPTHQFKSVLLELPNGNLSMFAYMVPNVKDAPTKKEDITPFLEASRTSVDALEALLGQDLYAQLPGSLQAKLESDAAARIAFQRSSRYEAASLLWPGQ
- a CDS encoding lytic polysaccharide monooxygenase — protein: MTKHVPASLALVSLLSAGASWAHGSMEVPVSRVYNCYKEGPESPDTAACKAAIAAGGTQGLYDWNGVRQGNANDQHRALIPDGKLCSANNEVHKGIDLARSDWPARRIVPGTDGKFEFVYHVTAPHATKYFRFYVTRAGYNPSQPLKWSDLESTPFCEVNSLTPVNSRYRVRCPLPAGKQGRHVIYNIWQRSDSPEAFYACIDVDLGATALNHVDTGWKELDSVQAREELPAGSRVTFRVFDRDGRDAELHDLRLTESSAAANWLLRLAEQVNNSSRYVRVGALDEKGKILPIESAQGNSVYVQEDGYRFQIDIEKPSATPEKSCDH
- a CDS encoding MopE-related protein, which translates into the protein MLIGAPGDISNRGSACLVLGNTNLNFSVIKHKLSGDPSARAGVSVALGNLPGTDDSLELLTGATGANANKGGVYTVDGAVLSTAPQAIPLSNAAKYLGAVANDAAGAALAVGDVTGDGQTDLIVGAPFNESLTAQANSGVIYIVKNTVSAPHGANLSATPVRIQNTAPQLQQSELRAGTSLALADLNGDGNLDLIVGIPGYRDGAKTEAGAAFVFHGPVTGTRALSSADIKFVGASAGDLAGTAIARVGDVDGDGDEEILVGAPSTGATPGKAYLIRGGTYSGTVSLGSIAAFTGAPGDQAGASVAAGDFNADNRLDLLIGAPGHQADKGAVYLVHGKEPAQFNGGDLLGSTVTLLEGESTGDRAGHAVASAGDFNGDEAEDILIGAPGKNGGQGIAYLIRGQKPRAWLADKDGDGFGAGNPVMDCAPPAEGTWVLGGSESPLDCNDSRADVHPGAIELCSTVGVDDNCNGATDEDGASDTINWGRDADGDSYIDPNEPLRRSCASPGPEWVNNEGAAHECNTPGADNDPDPDTYAGAPEKCDGKDNDCNEAVDDGPAAVWYVDVDGDGDGSLEFLPHLAACSASALPGYVDNKDDCNDRDATLNRHTRWYVDADADGVGNATDFVESCTPPAGQYSRRNDDCDDTDSSVSPTRTETCEPEDGPQRDNNCNGTPDDSPAAAIWFSDADGDGHGGTGVLGRFCGKPANSSKVTGDCDDTQPLAFPGNTEVCEINPDPGAPPHSYFPQIDNNCDGDVNDSEGAIWWYGDGDRDGYPWNVFALLRCSNPTDRPGEVRGKYIPKPHSPPGPPPQGPPELSEDEIDCNDTDPSANVLRMWYPDTDGDLCGDPSKGRRSCHNPGACGEGSTPYVLVSRPECI